A part of Anser cygnoides isolate HZ-2024a breed goose chromosome 15, Taihu_goose_T2T_genome, whole genome shotgun sequence genomic DNA contains:
- the NME3 gene encoding nucleoside diphosphate kinase 3 isoform X1 — MICLVLAVFASVLHCARPGATERTFVAIKPDGVQRQLVGEIIRRFERKGFRLLGLKLLQASEELLKEHYVALRDRPFYGRLVKYMSSGPVVAMVWQGLDVVKMARMMIGETNPAESLPGTIRGDFCIDVGRSPPSPPLLLAEGHRPGHADLCLPGWLCQKGGVWVWVFRAS, encoded by the exons ATGATCTGCCTGGTGCTGGCCGTGTTCGCCAGCGTCCTGCACTGCG cccgTCCCGGTGCCACGGAGCGCACCTTCGTGGCCATCAAGCCGGACGGCGTCCAGCGGCAGCTGGTCGGGGAGATCATCCGGCGGTTCGAGAGGAAGGGCTtcaggctgctggggctgaagcTGCTGCAG GCCTcggaggagctgctgaaggagcaCTACGTCGCCCTGCGGGACCGGCCCTTCTACGGGCGGCTGGTGAAGTACATGAGCTCGGGGCCCGTGGTCGCCATG GTCTGGCAGGGCCTGGATGTGGTCAAGATGGCTCGTATGATGATCGGGGAGACTAACCCAGCTGAATCCCTGCCTGGCACCATCCGAGGAGACTTCTGCATTGATGTTGGGAG ATCACCGCCGTCACCCCCGTTACTGCTTGCAGAGGGACACCGGCCAGGACACGCTGACCTCTGCCTCCCCGGCTGGCTCTGCCAGAAGGGAGGAGTCTGGGTTTGGGTCTTTCGTGCTTCCTGA
- the LOC136786436 gene encoding TBC1 domain family member 24-like, translating to MTFGDLVNKYCQAAHKLMVAVSEDVLEVYSDWQRWLFRELPMAYIARVFDVFLVEGYEVLYRVALAILKFFHKVRAGQPMESDSVQQDIRAFVRDIAKSVSPERLLEKAFAIRLFSRKEIQLLQMANEKALQQKGITVKQKSVASPKR from the exons ATGACTTTCGGGGACCTGGTTAACAAGTACTGTCAGGCAGCACACAAGCTGATGGTGGCAGTGTCTGAGGACGTGTTAGAGGTGTACTCGGACTGGCAGCGGTGGCTCTTCAGAGAGCTGCCCATGGCATACATTGCTCGGGTCTTTGACGTGTTTCTGGTGGAGGGCTACGAAGTTCTCTATCGTGTTGCACTGGCTATTCTGAAATTTTTCCACAAAGTCAGAGCTGGGCAGCCCATGGAGTCTGACAGCGTACAGCAGGATATTCGGGCTTTTGTGAGAGACATTGCGAAgtcagtgtctccagagaggcTTCTGGAAAAAGCCTTTGCTATCCGCCTTTTCTCACGGAAGGAGatccagctgctgcagatggCCAACGAGAAGGCTTTACAGCAGAAGGGCATCACAGTCAAACAGAAAAG TGTGGCATCTCCAAAAAGGTAG
- the NME3 gene encoding nucleoside diphosphate kinase 3 isoform X2, giving the protein MICLVLAVFASVLHCARPGATERTFVAIKPDGVQRQLVGEIIRRFERKGFRLLGLKLLQASEELLKEHYVALRDRPFYGRLVKYMSSGPVVAMVWQGLDVVKMARMMIGETNPAESLPGTIRGDFCIDVGRNVIHGSDSVESARQEISLWFRPEELTCWEDAAERWIYE; this is encoded by the exons ATGATCTGCCTGGTGCTGGCCGTGTTCGCCAGCGTCCTGCACTGCG cccgTCCCGGTGCCACGGAGCGCACCTTCGTGGCCATCAAGCCGGACGGCGTCCAGCGGCAGCTGGTCGGGGAGATCATCCGGCGGTTCGAGAGGAAGGGCTtcaggctgctggggctgaagcTGCTGCAG GCCTcggaggagctgctgaaggagcaCTACGTCGCCCTGCGGGACCGGCCCTTCTACGGGCGGCTGGTGAAGTACATGAGCTCGGGGCCCGTGGTCGCCATG GTCTGGCAGGGCCTGGATGTGGTCAAGATGGCTCGTATGATGATCGGGGAGACTAACCCAGCTGAATCCCTGCCTGGCACCATCCGAGGAGACTTCTGCATTGATGTTGGGAG GAACGTGATTCACGGCAGCGACTCGGTCGAGAGCGCCCGGCAGGAGATCTCCCTCTGGTTCCGCCCCGAGGAGCTGACGTGCTGGGAGGACGCGGCCGAGCGCTGGATCTACGAGTGA